A region of Solanum dulcamara chromosome 7, daSolDulc1.2, whole genome shotgun sequence DNA encodes the following proteins:
- the LOC129895913 gene encoding ras-related protein Rab7, producing MASRRRMLLKVIILGDSGVGKTSLMNQYVNRKFSNQYKATIGADFLTKEVQFEDRLYTLQIWDTAGQERFQSLGVAFYRGADCCVLVYDVNVMKSFESLNNWREEFLIQASPSDPENFPFVVLGNKIDVDGGNSRVVSEKKAKAWCASKGIPYFETSAKEGFNVDAAFQCIAKNALKNEPEEEIYLPDTIDVAGGNQPRSTGCEC from the exons atggctTCTCGAAGGCGGATGCTTCTCAAGGTCATAATCCTCGGCGATAGTGG GGTGGGGAAAACATCTCTGATGAACCA GTATGTGAATCGCAAGTTTAGCAACCAATACAAGGCCACAATTGGAGCTGATTTCTTGACAAAAGAAGTCCAGTTTGAGGATAGGTTGTACACATTACAG ATATGGGATACAGCTGGGCAGGAAAGGTTCCAAAGCCTTGGTGTGGCTTTCTACCGTGGAGCAGATTGTTGTGTTCTAGTGTATGATGTGAATGTCATGAAGTCATTTGAGAGCCTGAACAACTGGAGAGAAGAATTTCTGATCCAG GCCAGCCCATCTGATCCTGAGAACTTTCCATTTGTTGTATTGGGGAATAAGATAGATGTTGACGGTGGCAATAGTCGAGTG GTGTCTGAGAAGAAAGCTAAGGCATGGTGTGCCTCCAAGGGGATACCTTACTTTGAGACCTCTGCAAAAGAGGGATTCAATGTGGATGCAGCTTTCCAGTGTATAGCTAAAAATGCTCTGAAAAATGAACCTGAAGAAGAAAT ATACCTTCCGGATACTATTGATGTTGCTGGTGGAAATCAACCAAGATCAACAGGATGTGAGTGTTGA